Proteins from a genomic interval of Trifolium pratense cultivar HEN17-A07 linkage group LG6, ARS_RC_1.1, whole genome shotgun sequence:
- the LOC123892958 gene encoding uncharacterized protein LOC123892958 — translation MNPDEENFDDDNVDDDIDDIPPAPGVGRGRGRAPRRRALPRRVVRNRWLEGMPKSRTVDGVEEEYDSYDDDDDHEDEEIADIALLAPQNELLIDRHGRPIIMPYTATDLQPQNPANKAINNALKSKFQAPYLNWTEVRADERGYQQFWNGFRSQVTWLNHHTAAIERIFNKKATKRLSTLLFEARKKIKKDPSKPPLWLAGNSYPMLCRRWEEEEYIAKCIKNKANRNTDEANRACVHSGGSKSAGTLRLEFIQQFGRPPTFMEMNDMMHRYADSGEWTGARAQEVSRLTQIWVEEYNASQLRLPPHRRDNEDVRRNKMSLAFVKNAGGATRGRKFAAGCTSSLYASDPTGLRDVTYTSSSSSSTGRSRPTQREETDDEYEARMRATYREEFRDEFEASFDDRVDVRVQHILQEFFAQQRAPAPAGGGLDHHLRLRHDKIKMPVNKNIDRI, via the exons atgaatccagatgaagaaaattttgatgatgacaatgtCGATGATGACATTGATGATATTCCACCAGCACCGGGTGTCGGACGCGGACGCGGACGCGCTCCACGTAGACGTGCTTTACCCCGCCGCGTTGTTCGGAATCGATGGTTGGAGGGTATGCCCAAGTCTCGAACCGTAGACGGTGTGGAAGAGGAGTACGACTCCTACGACGACGATGATGACCACGAGGACGAGGAAATAGCCGATATTGCACTTTTAGCTCCTCAAAATGAATTGTTGATTGACCGGCATGGTAGACCCATCATCATGCCATATACCGCCACAga TTTGCAACCCCAAAATCCGGCGAATAAGGCAATCAATAATGCATTGAAATCCAAATTCCAGGCTCCATATCTCAACTGGACGGAGGTCAGGGCAGATGAGCGTggatatcaacaattttggaatggcttcagg TCGCAAGTAACTTGGCTGAATCACCACACAGCGGCTATTGAGcgtatattcaacaaaaaagccACAAAGCGTCTGTCGACCTTACTTTTTGAAGCgcggaaaaagattaaaaaggatCCTTCAAAACCACCACTTTGGCTCGCTGGCAATTCATACCCTATGCTCTGCCGCAGATGGGAAGAGGAAGAGTATATTGCAAAGTGTATAAAGAACAAAGCCAACAGAAATACTGATGAAGCCAATCGTGCGTGCGTACACTCTGGAGGGTCTAAATCTGCCGGAACGCTTCGTCTTGAGTTCATCCAACAATTTGGTCGTCCACCCACCTTTATGGAGATGAATGACATGATGCACCGGTATGCAGATTCCGGTGAGTGGACGGGGGCAAGGGCGCAAGAAGTGTCG agGTTGACGCAAATTTGGGTTGAAGAATATAATGCAAGCCAACTACGACTACCACCTCATAGGCGAGATAATGAGGATGTTCGTCGAAACAAGATGTCGTTGGCTTTTGTTAAGAATGCTGGTGGTGCGACTCGAGGTCGCAAATTCGCTGCTGGGTGTACATCTTCTCTATATGCAAGTGACCCAACTGGTTTGAGAGATGTCACTtacacatcttcatcttcatcgagTACAGGACGCTCTCGTCCAACTCAAAGAGAGGAAACCGATGATGAGTATGAAGCGCGAATGAGGGCCACGTATAGAGAAGAATTCCGCGATGAGTTCGAAGCATCATTTGATGACCGGGTGGACGTACGGGTCCAACATATATTGCAGGAATTCTTTGCACAGCAGAGGGCGCCGGCGCCGGCGGGGGGGGGgttggatcatcatctcaggcttcggcacgacaaaatcaaaatgccggTGAACAAGAATATCGACCGGATTTGA
- the LOC123891860 gene encoding uncharacterized protein LOC123891860, with the protein MDNMITNALGFNTPIYVPNDVDDPADDEYDADVNVERPNEEAQRFFDLLKETNTPLCEGSRDSKLTVCIRLLGIKSECLVSEYTMDLITKLMLDITIDRPLDLPKNYYEARQLVAKLGLGAKIIDCCVNGCMLYYSNEFGVDDGALLECKFCQEPRYRVTRNSRSVRRKPIPRKAMFYLPIIPRLQRLYASMQTASKMTWHRENYERRKMSDGFTPYTQVSATPYSCWPVLVTPYNLPPDMCMSKPYMFLAAVIPGPSSPTVGIDIYLQPLIDDLKRLWNGVATYDINQKRNFNMRGALMWTINDFPAYGMLSGWGTHGKLGCPICMMDTKAFWLENGGKATWFDCHRRFLPTDHPFRRNKNGFVHGDTETRDPPDYLTSRQVWNKVKDIPKVEVVGGVASKPRGYGQTHNWTKRRKTKDNDNARRDIGLYCKRNELLLVETSNGKLLKPRANYTLSPEEAKSVCRWVKEVKMPDGYSSNLARCADVDHGRMRGMKSHDCHVFFQTLLPIAFSSLPQHVLNPLIEISQFFKNLCSTTLREADLIKMENDIPLILCKLERIFPPALFDSMEHVVVHLAYEARLGGPVQYRWMYPFERFMGYAKRAVKNKARVEGSICATYLHRETIYFCSHYFKDTLSSSHIRNETETSRPVRIHPLNMSIFSLPGRNGGGEKVLYPGDKVLYSAHVHLLINCNEFEPYLQ; encoded by the exons ATGGACAATATGATAACTAATGCCCTTGGGTTTAATACGCCGATTTATGTGCCAAATGATGTCGACGACCCTGCTGATGATGAATATGACGCTGATGTTAACGTCGAGAGACCAAATGAGGAAGCCCAGCGattttttgatcttttgaaaGAGACAAATACACCGTTGTGTGAAGGCTCCCGAGACTCAAAGTTAACGGTGTGTATTAGACTTTTGGGTATCAAGTCTGAATGTCTTGTTTCAGAATACACCATGGACTTGATAACAAAACTGATGTTGGATATAACAATAGACCGTCCTCTTGatttgccaaaaaattattacgAAGCAAGACAATTGGTTGCAAAGTTAGGACTCGGAGCGAAGATAATTGACTGTTGTGTTAACGGGTGTATGTTGTACTATAGCAACGAATTTGGTGTAGATGACGGTGCATTACttgaatgtaaattttgtcaagaaccaagatATCGTGTAACAAGAAATTCACGGTCAGTCAGAAGGAAGCCAATCCCAAGAAAGGCGATGTTCTATTTACCCATAATACCAAGGTTGCAAAGGTTGTATGCATCGATGCAAACTGCCAGTAAAATGACATGGCATCGTGAAAACTatgaaaggagaaaaatgtcag ATGGATTTACACCATATACTCAAGTATCAGCCACTCCATATTCATGTTGGCCTGTTCTGGTTACCCCGTACAATCTTCCTCCTGATATGTGCATGTCAAAACCTTACATGTTTTTAGCCGCTGTAATACCAGGCCCATCTAGTCCAACTGTTGGTATTGATATCTATTTACAAcctttgattgatgatttgaagaGATTGTGGAACGGTGTTGCGACGTATGATATCAACCAAAAACGAAATTTCAATATGAGAGGAGCTTTGATGTGGACCATTAATGATTTTCCTGCATATGGGATGTTGTCTGGATGGGGGACACATGGTAAACTAGGATGTCCTATTTGCATGATGGACACCAAAGCGTTTTGGTTAGAAAACGGTGGGAAGGCTACTTGGTTTGACTGTCATCGTCGGTTCTTGCCTACTGATCATCCgtttagaagaaataaaaatggttttgttcATGGTGACACCGAGACTCGTGATCCACCAGATTATTTGACATCCCGACAAGTCTGGAACAAAGTGAAAGATATTCCAAAGGTTGAGGTTGTAGGTGGTGTTGCATCTAAACCGCGTGGTTATGGACAAACACACAACTGGACAAAAAGAA GAAAAACGAAAGATAATGACAACGCGAGGAGAGACATAGGGTTGTATTGCAAACGTAACGAACTGTTGTTGGTGGAGACATCTAACGGCAAACTTCTTAAACCTCGTGCAAACTATACTTTATCTCCTGAAGAAGCAAAATCTGTTTGTCGATGGGTAAAAGAAGTGAAGATGCCGGACGGTTATTCGTCGAATTTGGCGAGATGCGCTGATGTTGACCATGGAAGGATGCGTGGGATGAAAAGTCATGATTGTCATGTTTTTTTCCAGACTTTACTTCCGATTGCATTTAGTTCTTTACCCCAACATGTATTGAATCCGCTTATTGAAATCAGTCAATTTTTCAAGAATCTGTGTTCGACAACGCTAAGAGAGgctgatctcatcaagatgGAAAATGACATTCCACTGATCTTGTGTAAGTTGGAGAGAATATTTCCTCCTGCCTTGTTTGATTCTATGGAGCATGTTGTGGTGCATCTTGCATACGAGGCTAGGCTTGGTGGGCCGGTTCAATATAGATGGATGTACCCGTTCGAAAGGTTCATGGGTTATGCAAAACGTGCCGTGAAAAACAAAGCTAGGGTCGAAGGCTCAATTTGTGCAACATACTTACACCGCGAAACAATTTACTTTTGTTCGCATTACTTCAAAGACACGTTGTCATCAAGCCATATTCGCAATGAAACTGAAACATCTCGGCCTGTGAGAATTCACCCATTAAACATGTCAATATTCAGCTTGCCTGGTCGTAATGGTGGTGGTGAGAAAGTGTTGTATCCTGGTGACAAAGTTCTCTATTCGGCGCATGTTCACTTGCTGATTAATTGCAATGAATTCGAGCCATATTTACagtga